A genome region from Setaria italica strain Yugu1 chromosome III, Setaria_italica_v2.0, whole genome shotgun sequence includes the following:
- the LOC101773889 gene encoding cyclin-P3-1, translating into MAMAPPTTDAGDELESYSSLGLTVPHSQKGNAEFPKVLLLLSTYLDKTVQQNEELLDSSKVKESTTIFHGQRVPELSIKLYAERIFKYAQCSPSCFVLALIYMERYLQQPNIYMTSFSVHRLLITSVVVAAKFIDDSFFNNAYYGRVGGISTREMNRLELDLLFSLDFRLKVNLETFRSYCLQLEKEALALVLERPIKVHATNGTKPLICNGSVDETCKHELVRERYSSQALQGCSW; encoded by the exons ATGGCAATGGCACCACCTACAACTGACGCTGGTGATGAACTGGAGAGCTACTCGTCCTTGGGTTTGACAGTACCACACTCACAGAAAGGCAACGCAGAATTTCCAAAGGTTCTGTTGCTTCTGTCGACGTATCTTGATAAGACAGTTCAGCAGAATGAAGAGTTACTAGATTCCAGTAAAGTAAAGGAGTCAACCACTATCTTTCATGGTCAGAGGGTGCCAGAACTTAGTATAAAGCTCTATGCAGAACGCATTTTCAAGTATGCACAGTGCAGCCCATCTTGCTTTGTGTTGGCACTCATCTACATGGAGAGATATCTACAACAACCAAACATTTACATGACGTCATTTAGTGTTCATCGCTTGCTGATTAcaagtgttgttgttgctgccaaATTCATAGATGATTC GTTTTTCAACAATGCATACTATGGAAGAGTTGGAGGAATTAGCACGAGAGAGATGAATAGGCTTGAACTGGATTTGTTGTTCAGTCTGGACTTCAGGCTCAAAGTCAACTTAGAGACTTTCAGAAGCTACTGCTTGCAGTTGGAGAAGGAAGCACTAGCTCTTGTTCTAGAGAGACCGATCAAAGTCCACGCCACCAACGGGACCAAGCCCTTGATTTGTAACGGGAGTGTTGATGAGACTTGCAAGCATGAGCTCGTGCGTGAAAGGTACAGCAGCCAGGCTCTCCAAGGATGTAGCTGGTAA
- the LOC101784835 gene encoding kinesin-like protein KIN-14J has protein sequence MPVSARLPIAESTAPPATRPSTPQANAKINRRGRLQRSSLLSTAKSRPGLPHGSVQFKNRILPVAPLLPQAPIPKSPARLLLASPRPQTRRGPACGSPPPPTPQIAAMEPDPVAVGAPSSPPAASSPPQLQPRDDEERGALECADPASLDRCTAGGDSKTDAPPSPMPATPQPSPQQPAGEDAAASCEVEKEQEQQQQEVVVPGVGEALRNFMEEFGDQGENSLVLSPRLKEIATPDRPAALRFLGEKYNSLMERYKQQVAKCADECTPRYEYDGLKKKYTDECAERRRLYNEIIELRGNIRVFCRCRPLSSDEVTRGCSSVIEIDPSQETELQFVPSEKERKAFKFDRVFGPEDDQEAVFVETVPVVRSVMDGFNVCIFAYGQTGTGKTFTMEGVPENRGVNYRALEELFRMSEKRSTSVTYTFSVSILEVYNEKIRDLLDESNDQSKRLDIKQSADGMQEVSGLVEAPICNIDGVWEKLKFGARNRSVGTTNANELSSRSHSLVRVTVRSEHLVTGQRSRSHMWLVDLAGSERIAKTGVQGDRLKESQFINKSLSALGDVISALASKNSHIPYRNSKLTHLLQSSLGGDCKTLMFVQISPSSTDSGETLCSLNFASRVRAVEHGPARKQADPAESLKFKQMSEKLRHEEKENAQLNQSLQLMQLKYTSRENVFRTLNEKVKDAEQACRNYQQRIRELENELGNERKAARDSARSSRPPLVPMRQRQPQGRNNNYPPPSGPSRSRFSKAPAGQNKENIPVMTNKAHLGADNKAVGKARRVSLTPVIRQIPIQPKRRSSMAILPSLSEQLSVLNEKRAASRLSHVYVPRRSVAAFGSIPSTPLAGHGAVDATPDGAKLRRIDFGSSSKFTSPPPPFGMLNKLLTPQHKQGMAPAGGPGNTSRLCFSIQKKVAVSLNSPGRAKPSVPSGTGIFNPALREQMVVGRTGNALRVLNKRRQSVI, from the exons ATGCCAGTCTCAGCCAG GCTACCCATCGCAGAATCCACGGCTCCCCCCGCAACGCGGCCATCCACCCCGCAGGCGAACGCAAAAATAAATCGGCGCGGCCGCCTCCAACGGTCATCTCTCCTCTCCACAGCCAAATCCCGTCCAGGCCTTCCCCACGGATCCGTCCAATTCAAAAATCGAATCCTCCCTGTAGCTCCGCTTCTCCCCCAAGCCCCTATTCCCAAATCGCCCGCTCGTCTCCTCCTCGCGAGCCCCCGACCCCAAACCCGACGAGGCCCGGCGTGCGGATCCCCTCCTCCCCCGACCCCCCAGATCGCAGCGATGGAGCCGGATCCTGTCGCCGTGGGGGCACCCtcttcgccgccggccgcgtctTCACCGCCGCAGCTGCAACCGCGAG atgacgaggagcgcggcgcgTTGGAGTGCGCGGATCCCGCGAGCCTAGACCGATGCACTGCCGGAGGAGATTCGAAAACCGACGCGCCGCCATCGCCCATGCCGGCCACGCCGCAGCCGTCGCCTCAGCAGCCCGCAG gtgaggacgcggcggcgagctgcgaGGTGGagaaggagcaggagcagcagcagcaggaggtggtggtcccAGGAGTAGGGGAGGCTCTGCGCAACTTCATGGAG GAGTTTGGAGATCAAGGAGAGAACTCACTTGTCCTGTCTCCGCGGCTGAAGGAGATTGCCACTCCTGACCGCCCTGCTGCCCTCCGCTTCCTCG GGGAAAAGTATAACAGCCTCATGGAGAGGTACAAACAGCAGGTGGCAAAGTGCGCTGATGAGTGCACGCCTAGATATGAATATGATGGCCTGAAGAAGAAGTACACAGATGAGTGTGCAGAGAGGAGGCGTCTATACAATGAAATTATTGAGCTGAGGGGGAACATTAGGGTATTCTGCAGATGCAGGCCTCTGAGCTCTGATGAAGTCACTCGTGGGTGCTCGTCTGTGATCGAGATTGACCCATCACAGGAGACCGAGCTGCAGTTCGTCCCCtctgaaaaagaaagaaaggcctTCAAATTTGATCGTGTGTTTGGCCCAGAGGATGACCAAG AGGCTGTATTTGTAGAGACTGTGCCTGTTGTTAGGTCAGTGATGGATGGCTTCAACGTATGCATATTCGCTTATGGACAGACAGGGACTGGGAAAACTTTCACAATGGAAGGGGTTCCAGAAAATAGAGGTGTAAATTATAGAGCTTTGGAAGAACTGTTCAGAATGTCCGAGAAGAGAAGCACGTCCGTTACCTACACATTTTCTGTAAGCATATTGGAAGTCTACAATGAGAAAATCAGAGACCTGCTTGATGAGAGCAACGATCAATCAAAAAG GTTGGATATTAAGCAAAGTGCTGATGGAATGCAAGAGGTTTCTGGCTTAGTTGAGGCTCCAATCTGTAATATTGATGGGGTGTGGGAGAAACTCAAATTCGGCGCCAGAAATAGATCTGTTGGAACGACCAATGCTAATGAACTCAGCAGCCGCTCGCACAG TTTGGTGAGGGTTACCGTTAGGAGCGAGCATTTGGTGACGGGTCAGAGGAGCAGAAGCCATATGTGGTTGGTTGACCTTGCGGGAAGTGAAAGAATTGCTAAAACTGGAGTACAAGGAGATAGGCTGAAGGAGTCACAGTTCATCAACAAATCACTATCTGCCTTGGGTGATGTTATATCTGCCCTTGCCTCAAAAAATTCCCATATCCCATACAG GAACTCCAAGTTGACTCATTTGCTCCAAAGCTCATTAG GTGGAGATTGCAAGACTCTAATGTTCGTGCAGATAAGTCCAAGCTCCACAGATTCAGGAGAAACTCTCTGTTCCCTCAATTTTGCTAGTAGAGTCCGGGCGGTAGAACATGGCCCTGCTCGTAAGCAAGCGGATCCAGCAGAAAGTTTGAAGTTCAAACAGATG TCCGAGAAACTACGGCacgaggaaaaggaaaatgcaCAGCTGAATCAAAGCTTGCAGTTGATGCAGCTCAAGTATACGTCTCGTGAGAATGTATTTAGGACACTAAATGAAAAG GTGAAGGATGCTGAGCAAGCATGCCGAAATTATCAGCAGCGG ATTAGAGAGCTGGAAAATGAATTAGGTAATGAGAGGAAGGCTGCTAGGGATTCTGCTAGATCCTCGAGGCCACCACTTGTTCCTATGAGGCAGAGGCAACCTCAGGGAAGGAATAACAACTATCCACCACCTTCAGGCCCTTCTAGGTCGAGGTTCAGTAAAGCACCCGCAGGTCAAAACAAGGAGAACATTCCTGTGATGACTAACAAAGCACATCTTGGGGCTGATAATAAGGCTGTCGGCAAAGCAAGGCGTGTATCTCTTACTCCGGTGATCCGACAGATCCCTATCCAGCCCAAGAGGCGATCCTCAATGGCAATCCTACCATCTCTGAGCGAGCAGCTGTCTGTGCTCAATGAAAAGAGAGCAGCGTCTCGACTGTCTCATGTTTATGTGCCAAGAAGATCAGTAGCAGCATTTGGATCAATCCCATCAACACCCCTAGCAGGACATGGGGCAGTTGATGCAACCCCAGATGGAGCTAAGTTAAGGAGAATTGAtttcggcagcagcagcaagttcACAAGTCCCCCCCCTCCTTTTGGCATGTTGAACAAATTGTTAACACCGCAGCATAAGCAGGGAATGGCACCAGCAGGAGGTCCTGGGAACACAAGCAGGCTgtgtttcagcatccagaaaAAAGTTGCGGTTTCACTTAATTCACCTGGTCGGGCCAAACCCAGTGTGCCCTCTGGTACGGGCATCTTCAACCCAGCTTTGCGTGAGCAGATGGTGGTGGGGAGAACAGGAAATGCACTGAGGGTGCTCAACAAGAGAAGACAATCTGTCATCTAA
- the LOC101774289 gene encoding uncharacterized protein LOC101774289, protein MMSAAASSLPSRGRAAPFGSRALSPPSLRRRAALRRRQPRVSALGGGGDGEAGRILDPRATPLQILGLDATTCYSAAQLKAAFRARVKEFHPDVCKDPENADLIIRRVIEAYQMLSGNQEMMVERNNVDPFDEPECEAGDIFVNELLCIGTGCPYSCVKRAPHVFSFSDDIGTARAVSQGNGEDDLVQLAVGQCPRKCIYYVTPCQRTILEDVLASVLMAPYDLAEAAVLDSLLTKAKFENNRYTKPKRGAKSSSDYVDWM, encoded by the exons ATGATGTCCGCCGCCGCATCGTCCTTGCCGtcgcgcggccgcgcggcccCTTTCGGCTCGAGGGCACTGTCGCCGCCGTCCCTGAGGCGCAGAGCggccctccgccggcgccagcCCCGCGTGTCGGCTCTCGGtgggggcggcgacggagaggcGGGAAGGATACTGGACCCGCGCGCCACGCCCCTCCAGATCCTCGGCCTCGACGCTACCACATGCTACTCCGCCGCCCAGCTCAAAGCCGCCTTTCGCGCCCGG GTAAAGGAATTCCATCCTGATGTTTGCAAGGACCCAGAAAATGCAGATTTAATAATCAGAAGAGTGATCGAGGCCTATCAG ATGTTATCCGGCAACCAAGAAATGATGGTTGAAAG GAACAATGTTGACCCATTTGATGAACCTGAATGTGAAGCCGGTGACATATTTGTCAATGAACTTCTATGCATTGGCACTG GATGCCCATATTCTTGTGTTAAAAGGGCACCTCATGTATTTTCATTTTCAGATGATATTGGTACAGCCCGTGCAGTATCTCAAG GTAATGGTGAAGATGACCTTGTTCAGCTTGCTGTTGGGCAGTGTCCAAGAAAGTGCATATACTATGTTACGCCTTGCCAACGCactattttggaggatgttcttGCCAG CGTGTTGATGGCACCTTACGATCTCGCCGAAGCAGCAGTTCTGGATTCCCTCCTTACGAAAGCAAAGTTTGAGAATAACAGGTACACGAAGCCCAAAAGAGGAGCAAAATCATCATCTGATTATGTTGATTGGATGTGA